GGGCGATGGGCGCGGCGCGCGGAGGGCGATCGATCGCCGCGGCGGCCCTGGTCGCCGCCGTGCTGATCGGGTGGCCGGCCGGGGCCGCCGACGCCCCGCGCCGCATCGACTTCCGCACCCGCACCATGGGCACCACCGCCACCCTGAGCCTGGTGACGGCCGACTCGGCGGCCGTGGCCGATCTGGCCTACCGCGCCCTGCTCAGCCTGCACCACACCGACTCCCTGATGACCAACTGGACCGACACCAGCGAGACCGCCCGCATCAACCGCCTGGCCGGGCGCGAGACGGTGCGTCTCGACCCGGAGGTGGCGCAGGTGCTGGCCGTGGCGGCGCGGGTCGGGCGGGAGAGCGGGGGGGCGTTCGACCTGACGGTCGAACCGCTGGTGCGGCTGTGGGGCTTCCTCGCCGGCCAGCCGGCGGTGCCCGATTCGGCGGCCATCGCGGCGGCGCGCCGCCGCGTCGGCTGGGAGCACCTGGACCTCGACGCGGCCGCGGGCACCCTGCGCTTCACCACACCCGACGCGCGCATCGACCTGGGCGGCGTGGCCAAGGGCTACGGCGTGGACCGGGTGGCCGGACTGCTGCGGCAGGCCGGCGTGCGCGACGCCCTGATCGACCTCTCGGGCAACATGGTCGCCCTCGGCCACGCCCCCGGCCGGAATGACGGCTGGGTGCTGGGCGTGCTCGATCCCGAAGGTTCGGGCGAGCACCTGGCCACCGTGGGCCTCGGCGACGGGGCCATCGCCACGTCGGGCAACTACCTGCAGTACGTCATGGCCGACATGGGCGGCCGGCCGCGCCGCTACGGCCACATCCTCGACCCGCGCACGGGCTGGCCCGCGCAGGGGGTCGCCTCGGCCACGGTCATCGCACCGGACGCCACCACGGCCGACGCCTGGGCCACGGCCCTGGTGGTGCTGCCGCCGGACGAGGCGCGGGCCGTCGCGCGGGCCCACCCCGAGCTGCAGGTGATCCTCGTCGCGCACCCCGCCGACGGGGTGCAGGTCATCTGGGTGGAGGAGGATCTCCGCCCCCGCGTGGATCTGAACCCGCGCGCCGCCGCCCGCTGCGAGCTGCGCTCCTTCTAGTTTCCCGTTCTCCCTTCCCGCCAGGGCACCCGCCGCCCGGCCTGCGCCGACGGAGCGGATCTTGCTGCGCCCCTGCCCAGGCCTTCCGACGGGAAGGCCGGGAAGGAATCGCCCTCCCTCATGAGGAAGCACGGACCCCGACGGGGAAGGCGCCGATCGCGCATTCCGAAGCGTCGGACGGTCCCGAATCAGGGCAAAAAGCCTCTCGATTGACGGAGGCCAGGACGCCCGGCGAATCCGCCGTTCAAGTTCCGCCCGCTCCCGACCGATATCCGGGACCGGGGCGAAACAAGACAAATAGGGGAGTGTTTCGCGTGAATCGCCGCAAGACCATGATCGTCCGCGTGGGGACCGCGTGCGTCCTGTCGCTGCCGCTGGCCGCGGCCGGCTGCCGCAGCGCGTCGCCCACCGCGACGGAGCCGCCCACCGGCGGCCGCGAGCTCGTGCTCGACGAGGCCGCGTTCGTCGCGACCGTCGGGCCGATCCTCACCAGCCGGGGCTGCGACAACGTCGCCTGCCACGGCGGGGGCCTGCGCGGCACCTTCCAGCTTTCGCCTGCCGACGCCAAGGACTACGACTTCGACTTCGTCCAGGCCCGCCTGCAGGTCGATGCGGTCGACCGCGAGGCGAGCAACCTGCTGCTCAAGCCCCTCGACCCGGCGGCCGGCGGCGTGGCGCACACCGCGCCCGCGTCCGAATCGGGCTTCCTCGACGCGGCCGATCCGGACTTCCAGGCGATCCGCGCCTGGATCCTCGCGGGGGAGCTGCGATGAGCGCGCGCGCCCCGGGCAGCCTGGTTCTCCTGCTCCTGCTGGGCGCCGCGGCGTCGGGGACACCCGTGCGCGCCGCGGACGCGGCGCCGGCGACCGCGGCCGCCGACACCACGGCGACCGCCGACGGCCTGCACTACCTGGTGCCCGAGCTGCGCGGCGGCGCCACGCATCTGAGCGCCGGCCCGCGGCAGTTCCGCCGCCGGGTCGCCTTCAGCCCGGCCGTCGGACGCTTCGGCGCCGACGACCTGTTCGCCCTGCGCCTCGCCTTCAACCCGGACCGGTGGCTCGGCTACGAGATCTCACTGGGCCACAACCCGTCCGGCTCGCTGCATGCGGTGCTGCACACCCTGAACGTGCAGCTCCGCTACCCGCTGTCCGGACGTCTGCAGCCGTACGCCAGCCTCGGCTACGGGATGATGACCGCCTACCCGGGCCAGGCCATCGAGGCCGACCCGGTCACCAAGAACGTCGTCGCCTTCGGCGGCGGCCTCGAAGCCTATCTGCGGGACGACGTGGCCCTGCGGGGCGAGGCGCGCAACGCCGTCGTCCTGGGCCAGGAACGCGGCGAGCAAGACACCGTCGCCTACTCGTACGCCGAGCTCACGCTCGGCCTCGTGTTCTACCGGAGCCTGGGGGACTGATCCGGACGGCCGGGCCGCGCAGGCCGGGCCGGACGGGATGGGAGATGTCATGAGGAACCCGATCACGCAACCGAACCGTCGCCCCTGGGCCGTCGCGGCCCTCGTGGGGCTGCTCGCGGCCGCGGGGGGCTGCCGCGACAGCGCGCCCGACGACCTGATCGGCCAGGAGGACACGACCGTCGCCCTGGTCTTCGTCAAGACCGAGGGCGAGGAGACCCTGAACCGCTCGCGGGCCTCCGGCAACCTGTACCGGCTGGCGCCCATCTCGCCCGACGGCGAGGTGACGCCGATCACGAACTTCACGGGCGCCGCGGTCTTCGACCCCTGCGTCTCGTTCGACGGCGAGCGCATCCTCTTCTCGCTGCGGCGGCAGGGCGACGCCCACCAGAACATCTGGGAGATCCGCGCCGACGGCACCGGCCTGCGCCAGGTGACCAGCGGCGGCGGCGACGACTTCGATCCCCTGTACCTGCCCGACGGGCGCATCCTCTTCACGAGCTCGCGCCACGGCGGCATGGACGAGTACAACCACGCCCCGGCCGAGGTGCTCTACACCTGCAACGCCGACGGCTCGGACCTCAAGCGGCGCTCGTTCAACATGAGCGACGACTTCGATCCGGCCCTGCTGCCGGACGGCCGCGTCATCTACACGCGCTGGGAGCATTTCGGGACCTTCAACCGCTTCCCGATCTTCGTCGCCAACCCCGACGGCACCCACAGCTTCCACAAGTACGGTCCGCACAACCGCAACTTCTTCCACCCGCAGGTCATGCCCGACGGCCGCATCATCGCCATCGAGTCGACCATGGTGAACGAGGACTCGGGCCCGATCGCGGTGCTGAAGCTCGAGACGGGTCCGGCCGATCCGGCCATCGGGGGCAACGACGAGCACTGGAACGTGCTCACCGACCAGGTGAACAACGACGGGGCGCCCTGGCCCCACGGCGTGTTCAAGTACCCCTTCCCCCTCGGCGGCAACCGCTACGTGGCCAGCTACACGCTGCCCGCGGCGGCCGAGGAGGACGTCGACTACGGCCTGTACACCTTCACCCTCGAGCAGACGGGGTCGGGCACGGACGAGTCGCCGGCCACCTTCAGCATCAGCGACCTGACCTTCCTCTACAACGACCCGAACTGGAACGAGTACGACGCCCAGCTGCTCGCCCCGCACGCGCCGCCGCCGGTGGTCGACCCGGTGGGCGACGGCGTGAGCGACTTCGGCATCTTCCTCGGCCAGGACGTCTTCAACCGCAGCACGCAGGACGGGCAGGAGGTGCCGGTCAAGGGCGTCGATCCCATCGAGGAGATCGCCGTCTTCGTGGGCATCCCGACCGCCCGCGGCGAGGCCAACGACTACTCGGCCAACGAGTTCGAGAAGCGCGCGCTGCTCGGCTTCGCGCCGGTCTATCCGGACGGCTCGTTCAAGATCAAGGTGCCCGCGAACACGCCGGTCAGCTTCGCCACCGTCGACAGCCTGCACCGCGCCATCGTCACCAAGCGCACCTGGCTGTACGTGCAGCCGGGCGAGACGGCCAACGAGTGCGTCGGCTGCCACCAGGAGCGCGGCGATTTCACCTCGCACACCACGAACCCCGTGCCGCTGGCGCGCAGCATGCCGGCCAGCGACGTGAACGTGAAGCCCGCCGACTACACCTACATCAACTACCGCGACCAGATCGCGCCCATCGTGGCCGCCAAGTGCGTGGGGTGCCACTTCCCGACCTACGTCCAGCGCGACACGATGCTCGTGCCGGACGGCCCGATCGTCACGGTGACCGACACGATCCCGCCGCCGGGCTTCCTCGACCTGACCGCCGTGCCGGACACGACCGGGCGCATGATGCAGGTCTTCCCGCGGGCCTACATCAACCTGTCCGGCGAGTCGGAGACGTCGCTGCGGCAGGCGGTGGTGCCCGCGTTCCCGCGGCGCTCGCCCCTGATCGACTACATCCACGGCGTGGGCGAGAAGGCCGGCGACGGGGCGCACCCCGCGTCCGACCCGCTCACGGCCGAGGAGCGCGAACTCTTCACCCTGTGGGTGCTGCTCGGCGCCCAGTACCGGTAGGGGAACGACGATGACGATGCGGAATCACCACGGAGACGGGCGACGGGGTCGCCGGGCGGCGGGCCGACGGGTGCTGCTGCTCGGTCTGGCCCTGGCCGCCGTCGCGTCGGGGCCGGCCGGGGCCGGTCCGGCCGCGCCGGACGAGCTGCTGGCCGCCCGGGCCATGACCGACCTGGACGGGGGCGCGGTGCGGCTGGCCGACCTGCGCGGCGAGATCGTGGTCGTGAACTTCTGGGCGAGCTGGTGCGCGCCCTGCCGGCGCGAGCTGCCCGACCTCGCGGCCCTGGACGCCGGGTGGCGCGGTCGCGGCGCGCGCGTGGTCGCCGTCTCGATCGACGCCAAGGAGGCCAACGCCCGCCACTTCGTCGCGCGCGCGGAGCTCGACCTGGCCGTGTGGCTCGACGGTCCGCGGGGCCTGGCCGCCGACCTGGACCTGGCCGCCGTGCCCACGACCTACGTCCTGGACCGGGACGGCGCGGTGGTGCTGAAGGTCGAGGGCGGCGACGAGGCGAACCTGGCGCTGATCGCCCGCGCCGTGGACGACCTGCTGGCCGCCGACGAAAGGCCGGGCGCATGAGCCGCGACGCGATCCGCGAACACGGCCGCCGGGCGGCCCTCGGCGTGGCGCTGGCGGCGCTCCTGGCCGTCCTGGCCGGGTGCTCGACCGTGCGCGCCTACGAGAAGGAGCATCTGGCCGATCCGCTGATGACCGACCGGCACGACATGGTGGCCGGCATGCGCGAGATGAAGTGGCTCGACGCCCGCGAGGGCTCGACCGGCGGCGTCGGCGGCGCCGGCGGGGGGTGCGCCTGCAAATGACCCTCCGGAGCGGCAGGAACGGTGCGGCGGTGGTGCTCGCGGCGGCGGTGTTGACCGTCGCCGGCGGCGTCGTGCGCGGCGCGGCGCCGCAGCTGGCCGACAACACCGCCGGCTACGCCATGAACTTCTTCTCCGACGTGGAGGGCGTGCACGTCTACACCCAGTACGTCGACTCGGCCTTCCGCCTCTCCGACCAGGTCGCCGCCGGCATCGAGTGGGTGCACGACCGCGTGGTGATCCCGGCC
This window of the bacterium genome carries:
- a CDS encoding FAD:protein FMN transferase, whose translation is MGAARGGRSIAAAALVAAVLIGWPAGAADAPRRIDFRTRTMGTTATLSLVTADSAAVADLAYRALLSLHHTDSLMTNWTDTSETARINRLAGRETVRLDPEVAQVLAVAARVGRESGGAFDLTVEPLVRLWGFLAGQPAVPDSAAIAAARRRVGWEHLDLDAAAGTLRFTTPDARIDLGGVAKGYGVDRVAGLLRQAGVRDALIDLSGNMVALGHAPGRNDGWVLGVLDPEGSGEHLATVGLGDGAIATSGNYLQYVMADMGGRPRRYGHILDPRTGWPAQGVASATVIAPDATTADAWATALVVLPPDEARAVARAHPELQVILVAHPADGVQVIWVEEDLRPRVDLNPRAAARCELRSF
- a CDS encoding PD40 domain-containing protein gives rise to the protein MRNPITQPNRRPWAVAALVGLLAAAGGCRDSAPDDLIGQEDTTVALVFVKTEGEETLNRSRASGNLYRLAPISPDGEVTPITNFTGAAVFDPCVSFDGERILFSLRRQGDAHQNIWEIRADGTGLRQVTSGGGDDFDPLYLPDGRILFTSSRHGGMDEYNHAPAEVLYTCNADGSDLKRRSFNMSDDFDPALLPDGRVIYTRWEHFGTFNRFPIFVANPDGTHSFHKYGPHNRNFFHPQVMPDGRIIAIESTMVNEDSGPIAVLKLETGPADPAIGGNDEHWNVLTDQVNNDGAPWPHGVFKYPFPLGGNRYVASYTLPAAAEEDVDYGLYTFTLEQTGSGTDESPATFSISDLTFLYNDPNWNEYDAQLLAPHAPPPVVDPVGDGVSDFGIFLGQDVFNRSTQDGQEVPVKGVDPIEEIAVFVGIPTARGEANDYSANEFEKRALLGFAPVYPDGSFKIKVPANTPVSFATVDSLHRAIVTKRTWLYVQPGETANECVGCHQERGDFTSHTTNPVPLARSMPASDVNVKPADYTYINYRDQIAPIVAAKCVGCHFPTYVQRDTMLVPDGPIVTVTDTIPPPGFLDLTAVPDTTGRMMQVFPRAYINLSGESETSLRQAVVPAFPRRSPLIDYIHGVGEKAGDGAHPASDPLTAEERELFTLWVLLGAQYR
- a CDS encoding TlpA family protein disulfide reductase, whose amino-acid sequence is MTMRNHHGDGRRGRRAAGRRVLLLGLALAAVASGPAGAGPAAPDELLAARAMTDLDGGAVRLADLRGEIVVVNFWASWCAPCRRELPDLAALDAGWRGRGARVVAVSIDAKEANARHFVARAELDLAVWLDGPRGLAADLDLAAVPTTYVLDRDGAVVLKVEGGDEANLALIARAVDDLLAADERPGA
- a CDS encoding DUF4266 domain-containing protein; translation: MSRDAIREHGRRAALGVALAALLAVLAGCSTVRAYEKEHLADPLMTDRHDMVAGMREMKWLDAREGSTGGVGGAGGGCACK